The Schizosaccharomyces pombe strain 972h- genome assembly, chromosome: I genome contains a region encoding:
- the rev3 gene encoding DNA polymerase zeta catalytic subunit Rev3 → MRFSIEYIDWELSPCDPAYDFVGKDLPTANEELTTVPVIRVFGLNEEAETVCCFIHNVFPYIYVEYSSFAETLDLEVPDFLSQLQTSINYALALAARANPETYKPAVQSVQLVKGIPFYGYSFCFQKFLKICLFSPKNRDRLVDLFRQGAILNKVIQVYESHLPYLLQFMVDHNLYGCAPIDLDDSIIKRDDLLSFCNVEVHVSPNAILNACWLSERNIHTDLYETHASSPNSLLVTSLAEIWKSEASRRNLTSSDETNSFSKLHQSQFGLKEESSHEPRSSQHWKNEVAMKDLLKNLIKSKLESSSDVNTPLIFDPWPELPTIYSAIHTKDYVRPSQNDISVSQISVDEKICTSYESLPKIQLEQNTAPVIESSFEQLDSELERILGDTLFDSFPYVEPNVDRSKFPKSPLNSSQEVTIHSSQDRQSPPSSPLKDVPSQINPFSPSLRLKGGSPITKREIEFCRDLPNRPTSSEPNQGDTRKAGKRLKYSRNLDDYHICTQIPEDYSPKFLSQHESFVYKQQPPSTDDLYGTMKKLKIPFSIPTNVHYSSEKDIPSYSQEYLGKSHYPIGVSSRYLPEFQSDGSVSEKVRLNPLKLSNFHGERTWQYIKPAPLAVDLSNLESKEAVSEEIQSPQRLSRSKVFRKDPYSCVRILALELFCCSHGGLTPDPTKDSIECCFWAYQEDVNSSMIDRVGFIVVDKSASNSSFGRSFPSCTVLVVNSELELINEVIGLNRQLDPTIVCGYEVHNSSWGYLIERASYRFNYDLPEQLSRLKCTSKANFAKKENAWKYTTTSSINIVGRHVLNIWRILRGEVNLLNYSLENVVLNIFKKQTPYYNQADKVHLWQSSRFHEKQILLNYMLNRTRYCLEILSACAIVTKIREQARIIGIDFMSVISRGSQFKVESIMFRIAKPENYIFPSPSAKQVAEQNALEALPLVMEPKSDLYNNPVVVLDFQSLYPSIIIAYNLCYSTCLGPVKIVNGKVKLGFMFHSSNPNIVNLIKNDVYISPNGYAYVKENVRKSLLAKMLEELIETRNMVKRGMKDCDSDYVNKVLNSRQLALKLIANVTYGYTSASFSGRMPCSEIADTIVETGREILSYSLEYINTLDFCHAKVVYGDTDSLFVELPGATKEQAFDIGQQLANNITSRFPSPIRLKFEKIYFPCFLLAKKRYVGFKFESVSQKAPIFEAKGIETVRRDGTPVQQQLLRRCLEILFKTKDLSTVKKEFQNVCYQIMSGNVPVMDFCFSKEVRLEKYKELSTAPPGAVMARRLMTKDPRREPQYGERVPYLIIAAAPGTTLANRSVAPEEFLSSSFSQLDINYYINNSLIPPLDRFLNLLGASAQSWYHEMPKPRTSLKLTETVKGGIQKKTLDTFLMEKLCSSCLKNNIEIIPDKINSLCSDCLKNPCATISKAVTQHNAYNKKLSLLFDICRGCSKLSSSDPVLCKSNSCKVYYDRAKTENYAKVQAEMLTKTLGSLDW, encoded by the coding sequence ATGCGATTTTCAATCGAGTATATAGATTGGGAATTAAGTCCTTGTGATCCAGCTTATGATTTCGTAGGGAAAGATTTGCCGACTGCAAATGAAGAGTTAACCACTGTTCCAGTTATTCGAGTTTTTGGATTGAATGAAGAAGCAGAAACTGTTTGCTGCTTTATCCACAACGTTTTCCCATATATTTATGTCGAATACTCTAGTTTTGCAGAAACGTTAGATCTTGAAGTTCCAGATTTTTTAAGCCAATTACAAACATCAATTAATTATGCTTTAGCATTAGCGGCAAGAGCAAATCCAGAAACTTACAAACCTGCTGTACAAAGCGTTCAGCTTGTGAAGGGAATTCCGTTTTATGGGTACTCCTTCTGTTTTCAGAAATTCTTAAAGATCTGTCTTTTTAGTCCGAAAAACAGAGATAGACTAGTCGATTTATTCAGGCAAGGTGCTATATTAAACAAAGTTATTCAAGTTTACGAATCCCATCTTCCTTACTTACTACAATTTATGGTCGATCATAATCTATATGGTTGTGCTCCAATAGATTTAGATGACTCCATTATAAAGAGAGACGATCTCTTGAGTTTTTGTAACGTCGAGGTTCACGTGTCTCCAAATGCTATTCTCAATGCCTGCTGGTTGAGTGAACGTAATATCCATACTGATTTATATGAAACTCATGCTTCAAGTCCAAATTCACTATTGGTAACTAGTTTAGCTGAAATTTGGAAATCGGAAGCTTCTCGGAGGAATTTAACCAGTAGCGATGAGACTAATAGTTTTTCTAAATTGCACCAAAGTCAGTTCGGTCTCAAAGAAGAGAGTAGCCATGAACCGCGAAGTTCCCAGCACTGGAAAAATGAAGTTGCCATGAAAGATCTGTTAAAAAACTTGatcaaaagtaaattagaATCTTCTTCCGATGTCAATACTCCACTCATCTTTGATCCGTGGCCTGAGCTGCCTACCATTTATTCTGCAATCCACACCAAAGATTACGTACGCCCATCCCAAAATGATATTTCAGTTTCTCAAATATCTGTAGATGAGAAAATCTGTACTTCTTATGAAAGCCTGCCAAAGATTCAACTTGAACAAAACACTGCACCCGTCATAGAATCTTCTTTTGAACAACTGGACTCTGAGCTCGAGCGTATATTGGGAGATACACTTTTTGATTCATTTCCTTATGTAGAACCCAATGTTGATAGATCTAAATTTCCCAAAAGTCCTCTTAATTCTTCTCAAGAAGTTACCATTCACTCTTCACAAGATAGACAATCACCTCCCTCTTCGCCCTTAAAAGATGTACCTTCTCAAATAAATCCATTTTCCCCCAGCCTTAGATTAAAAGGGGGTTCACCCATAACTAAAAGggaaattgaattttgtCGAGATCTGCCGAATCGTCCCACCAGCTCTGAACCGAATCAAGGGGATACTAGAAAAGCAGGAAAGAGACTAAAATATTCTAGAAATCTTGATGATTATCATATTTGTACTCAAATTCCTGAAGACTACTCCCCAAAATTCTTATCTCAACATGaatcttttgtttacaaacaACAACCTCCTTCGACGGATGATCTTTATGGGActatgaaaaaattgaaaatccCATTTTCAATACCGACAAATGTTCACTATAGTTCGGAGAAGGACATTCCCTCTTACTCCCAAGAATATTTAGGAAAATCTCATTATCCGATCGGTGTTTCTTCTAGATATTTGCCAGAATTTCAATCAGATGGATCGGTAAGCGAAAAAGTTCGACTAAATCCACTTAAGCTTAGTAATTTTCACGGAGAACGGACGTGGCAATATATAAAACCTGCACCACTTGCTGTAGATTTATCAAATCTTGAATCGAAAGAAGCCGTTTCAGAGGAAATACAAAGCCCACAAAGGTTATCCAGAAGTAAGGTTTTTAGAAAAGATCCTTATTCATGTGTGCGCATCTTAGCGCTTGAATTGTTTTGCTGTAGCCATGGGGGATTGACCCCAGATCCCACTAAAGACTCTATAGAGTGTTGTTTCTGGGCATATCAAGAAGATGTAAACAGCAGTATGATTGACAGAGTTGGTTTTATTGTGGTCGACAAATCTGCGTCGAACTCTTCTTTTGGGCGAAGTTTTCCAAGCTGCACCGTTTTAGTTGTAAATTCCGAACTTGAACTTATTAATGAAGTTATAGGATTAAATCGCCAGCTTGATCCGACCATCGTATGTGGTTACGAAGTTCATAATAGCTCATGGGGTTATTTAATAGAACGAGCATCTTATCGATTTAATTATGACTTGCCTGAACAATTGTCCCGACTTAAGTGCACTTCGAAAGcaaattttgcaaagaaAGAGAATGCATGGAAATATACAACTACTTCATCCATCAATATTGTGGGCCGGCATGTTTTGAATATATGGAGAATTCTCCGTGGTGAAGTTAATTTACTTAACTATTCCCTCGAAAATGTTGTtcttaacatttttaaaaagcagACCCCTTATTATAATCAAGCTGATAAAGTGCATCTTTGGCAGAGCTCTCGTTTTCATGAGAAGCAAAtccttttaaattatatgTTAAACAGGACTAGATATTGTTTGGAAATATTATCAGCCTGTGCCATTGTCACTAAAATTCGTGAACAAGCAAGAATTATCGGAATTGACTTCATGTCAGTAATTTCTAGGGGGTCCCAGTTTAAAGTTGAATCTATTATGTTTCGAATTGCAAAGCCTGAAAATTACATATTTCCATCACCTAGCGCTAAGCAAGTTGCTGAGCAAAATGCTTTAGAAGCGTTACCTCTTGTTATGGAGCCGAAGTCTGATTTATACAATAATCCGGTAGTTGTACTAGATTTTCAGTCACTATACCCCTCTATTATAATTGCATATAATCTTTGTTATTCCACATGTCTTGGACCTGTGAAAATAGTCAATGGAAAAGTTAAGCTTGGATTTATGTTTCATTCAAGCAATCCAAACATTgtgaatttaataaaaaatgatgtaTATATCTCCCCTAATGGTTATGCATACGTTAAAGAGAATGTTAGAAAGTCTTTGCTCGCTAAAATGCTAGAGGAACTTATTGAAACCAGAAATATGGTGAAAAGAGGCATGAAAGATTGTGACTCGGACTATGTCAACAAAGTATTGAATAGTCGGCAACTGGCCCTAAAATTGATTGCAAACGTAACTTACGGATATACTTCAGCGTCATTTTCAGGAAGAATGCCGTGTTCAGAAATCGCAGATACTATTGTGGAAACAGGACGTGAGATACTTAGCTATTCACTAGAATACATAAATACTTTAGATTTTTGTCATGCAAAGGTCGTTTATGGTGATACCGATAGCTTATTTGTTGAATTACCTGGAGCGACTAAAGAGCAAGCTTTCGACATCGGACAGCAGCTAGCAAACAACATTACTTCCAGATTTCCTTCTCCAATTCGActtaaatttgaaaaaatttactttccTTGTTTCTTGTTAGcgaaaaaaagatatgtAGGGTTCAAATTTGAATCAGTTAGTCAAAAAGCtccaatttttgaagcGAAAGGCATTGAGACAGTTCGAAGGGATGGTACTCCTGTTCAACAGCAGCTCCTTCGTCGTTGCCttgaaatactttttaagACAAAGGATTTGTCAACGgtcaaaaaagaatttcagAACGTATGTTATCAAATTATGAGTGGAAACGTTCCTGTTAtggatttttgtttttcaaaagaagtTCGTctagaaaaatataaagaattaAGTACTGCTCCTCCTGGAGCAGTTATGGCTAGACGGTTGATGACCAAAGATCCTAGGAGGGAACCTCAATATGGAGAACGTGTTCCATATTTGATTATCGCTGCTGCTCCTGGTACCACCTTGGCGAACCGCTCAGTTGCACCCGAAGAATTTCTGTCTTCGAGTTTTTCTCAACTTgatataaattattatatcAACAATAGTTTGATACCTCCATTAGATCGATTTCTAAACTTGTTAGGGGCTAGTGCCCAGTCATGGTATCATGAAATGCCCAAACCACGTACCAGTTTAAAATTGACTGAAACAGTGAAAGGAggtattcaaaaaaagactttGGACACTTTTCTGATGGAGAAGCTTTGCTCTTCTTGCTTGAAGAATaatattgaaattattcCTGATAAAATTAACTCCCTCTGCAGTGattgcttaaaaaatccTTGTGCTACTATTTCTAAAGCTGTTACGCAGCACAATGCTTataacaaaaaactttCCTTGCTATTTGATATTTGTCGAGGCTGCAGTAAGCTTTCATCTAGTGATCCAGTTCTTTGCAAGTCAAATAGCTGTAAGGTGTACTATGATAGGGCGAAAACTGAGAATTATGCGAAAGTACAGGCAGAAATGTTAACGAAGACTCTTGGTTCTTTAGACTGGTAA